One segment of Glandiceps talaboti chromosome 21, keGlaTala1.1, whole genome shotgun sequence DNA contains the following:
- the LOC144451288 gene encoding polycystin-1-like protein 2, translated as MDAIKDRPIAGSNVHCASRPRDIVTSDATIVCECNHLTKFVAADIIVPVNTIDFSTVFSKDITDNSVVLLTISAFFIIYILIVMWMRRKDKHDLIEWLSPSLFGNKTEDNYLYQISVYTGLRPNAGTTGDVSFEITGEQGQSGVKFLKDKERIVKLSTGSVRTFIMSVPKCLGPLLYIHIWLNITKGKLVDGWFLERIEVLDLHKKHKFHFTCYKWFAIEKSSSTLRQVLPVCSKPQLTKFVHLMSSHGRDKMTDDYLWGSVVNRQIPSSFTRVERLSCCLTAMFLTMLANAMFYNSDDRVQSTKIIKLGPIEIPLGMIYTGLTSCLVTIPVSIIIVYLFSKSKPYRRVKRRHGSATILSTADNLSDIDDKNVPLPWWCKWIAWFLVAICVLLSAFFVVLYSLQWGPDVSKEWLTSQLSSLFLSSLVIDPLKAILIAFVLTVKFKLLKEPTKAEPNSSDERGIKQSIQFDSIKVEDTCKLKDTGDFASPPTPKEIKSARQLYIKHMKLMKTIKDMIFWTLFLVVTVLITQVYRSPTHYYSNKAMYQTIGRREALQCRDVSCILEWINRRAIYFDKEIMTTDMSYVVSNITLRQQRIATDLCSDKPVLKAIHEKCIYHGEMDKGAYGMGWTTSQADSVTNFTYSPWVHSSHRHNHLKYTLPVWAPSGKRYNAEGFIAPLGKDGRTARDILDNLIDNGWVDRYTRVLILEFTTYNPNANLLSAVTFLAECHSTSIISTMIEVSTVVLMDPFQAKNDAVFPVICHALFSILTLYLLFRYMSDAGVCGCKVAWNFWNAWYLTGSALGMISTAMLILRLVVMKWVLQELSHCEDCYGSVRYLTFIDDIHTIVLALVSFVSIIGLLSVFSLNRTTSVLGICIGIAVRRLLLFTPLFFIIFFAYAQLFYFLIAPTLGYASLYDTMTQLLFLPLTSTHHSEYADSVVAQIMISTLLYLKNCIYVVLVMSIVNTAFKEAHLQPGLMGERYDTYDNLLNKICHWFRNSWIYRHYISHRKRDTSRKVFKRKRIRRIRKIPRNVSAFNNLEERLKVIEDRVDKMK; from the exons atggatgctataaaggATAGACCTATTGCCGGTTCCAATGTGCATTGCGCGTCTCGG CCTCGTGATATTGTAACCAGTGATGCCACCATAGTATGTGAATGTAATCATCTGACCAAATTTGTTGCTGCTGATATTATTGTCCCTGTGAATACAATAGACTTCAGTACCGTGTTCAGTAAAGATATTACTGACAACTCAGTGGTGTTGTTAACGATATCAGCTTTCTTCATCATTTATATCTTGATTGTGATGTGGATGCGAAGAAAGGACAAACATGACTTGATTgag TGGCTGTCGCCTtctttatttggaaacaaaactgaagacaaCTATTTGTACCAAATAAGTGTTTACACTGGACTCAGACCAAATGCAGGGACAACAGGCgatgtttcatttgaaataacCGGTGAACAAGGTCAAAGTGGGGTCAAATTCCTTAAGGATAAGGAAAGAATTGTG AAGCTGTCCACTGGTTCAGTGAGAACTTTCATTATGTCAGTGCCCAAGTGTCTTGGTCCATTGCTGTACATTCACATCTGGTTGAATATTACTAAGGGCAAGCTGGTGGATGGTTGGTtcttggagagaattgaagtcCTTGATCTTCATAAGAAACACAA ATTCCATTTCACCTGTTACAAATGGTTTGCTATTGAGAAATCTAGCAGCACTTTACGACAAGTACTACCTGTTTGCAGCAAACCTCAATTGACGAAATTTGTGCATTTGATGTCAAGCCATGGTCGAGATAAAATGACTGATGACTACCTATGGGGTTCCGTCGTAAATAGGCAAATACCAAGTTCCTTTACACGAGTCGAACGCCTATCCTGTTGTCTGACTGCCATGTTTTTGACAATGTTGGCAAACGCTATGTTTTACAACAGTGATGATAGAGTTCAGTCAACAAAGATAATAAAGTTGGGACCGATAGAGATTCCTCTTGGCATGATCTATACAGGATTGACCAGTTGCCTGGTAACCATACCAGTATCCATCATCATAGTGTATCTATTCAGTAAATCCAAGCCATATCGCCGTGTAAAGAGAAGACATGGTTCAGCAACTATTCTGAGCACCGCAGACAATCTCTCGGACATCGATGACAAAAACGTCCCGTTACCTTGGTGGTGTAAATGGATTGCTTGGTTCTTAGTTGCTATTTGCGTACTTCTGTCAGCATTCTTTGTTGTACTGTATAGCCTACAATGGGGTCCAGATGTTTCGAAGGAATGGTTAACATCTCAACTTTCATCTTTGTTTCTGTCATCATTGGTAATTGACCCATTAAAG GCAATCCTAATAGCCTTTGTGCTAACGGTGAAGTTCAAGTTGCTCAAAGAACCAACCAAAGCGGAACCAAACAGCAGTGATGAACGTGGTATTAAACAATCCATTCAGTTTGATTCCATTAAAGTGGAAGATACTTGCAAACTAAAAG ACACAGGTGACTTTGCCTCTCCCCCAACACCAAAGGAGATAAAGAGTGCAAGACAACTTTACATCAAACATATGAAGCTGATGAAAACTATCAAAGACATGATATTTTGGACACTGTTTCTTGTGGTGACAGTACTGATTACTCAAGTGTACAGATCTCCAACCCATTACTATAGTAACAAAGCCATGTATCAGACTATTGGACGCAGAGAAGCACTCCAG TGCAGGGATGTTAGCTGTATTCTAGAATGGATCAACAGACGCgcaatatattttgacaaagaAATCATGACTACAGACATGTCCTATGTTGTCAGCAACATCACCTTGCGACAGCAACGTATCGCAACAG ACCTCTGTTCAGATAAACCAGTACTGAAAGCAATTCATGAGAAGTGCATTTATCATGGCGAGATGGATAAAGGGGCATACGGAATGGGATGGACGACATCGCAAGCGGACAGTGTAACCAACTTTACATACTCGCCATGGGTGCATAGTAGTCATCGCCACAACCATCTAAAGTACACACTCCCTGTCTGGGCACCTAGTGGCAAGCGATACAATGCAGAGGGTTTCATTGCACCACTCGGTAAAGATGGGCGTACAGCGAGAGATATCCTAGACAATCTAATTGATAACGGATGGGTCGATAGGTACACACGGGTCCTTATCTTAGAGTTCACCACATACAACCCAAATGCTAATCTCCTCAGTGCGGTAACATTCCTAGCTGAATGTCATAGTACAAGTATCATCTCTACCATGATTGAAGTTTCTACTGTGGTCTTAATGGATCCATTCCAAGCCAAGAATGATGCAGTCTTTCCGGTAATATGCCATGCACTGTTCAGCATTCTCACACTATACTTGTTGTTCAGATATATGTCTGATGCAGGTGTGTGTGGTTGTAAAGTTGCATGGAATTTCTGGAACGCATGGTACTTGACAGGTTCAGCTTTAGGGATGATTTCCACCGCCATGCTGATTCTACGATTGGTCGTGATGAAATGGGTACTTCAAGAACTCAGCCACTGTGAAG actGCTATGGAAGTGTACGATATCTGACATTTATTGATGATATCCATACAATAGTCCTTGCACTTGTATCTTTCGTTTCAATTATTGGATTGCTAAGTGTTTTCTCTCTGAATCGAACCACATCTGTTCTTGGGATATGCATTGGTATTGCTGTGCGACGACTTCTCTTATTCACACCACTATTCTTTATTATATTCTTTGCATATGCTCAGTTATTCTACTTCTTGATAGCACCAACTTTAGGATATGCTAGTCTGTATGACACAATGACACAACTGTTATTTCTCCCTCTGACTTCTACACACCACAGTGAGTATGCTGATTCTGTAGTTGCACAGATCATGATCTCAACACTTCTCTATCTGAAGAACTGTATCTATGTGGTGCTTGTTATGTCTATTGTCAACACTGCATTCAAAGAAGCACATCTCCAGCCAGGACTAATGGGTGAAAGATATGATACATATGACAACCTGTTGAATAAGATTTGCCATTGGTTTCGAAACAGTTGGATTTATAGACATTACATTTCCCATCGGAAACGAGATACTAGTAGAAAAG TGTTCAAACGTAAAAGGATTCGAAGGATTCGAAAGATTCCAAGGAACGTGTCTGCCTTCAACAACCTAGAAGAACGTCTGAAAGTGATAGAAGACAGagttgacaaaatgaaataa
- the LOC144451289 gene encoding glycine N-acyltransferase-like protein translates to MAYRISSHQIPSLLKTLTKWLPACLPVYQLIKHNYSNTWPAVTIYTDNDDLDKITTVLCSCGNYETSLTSSTYTFYSVDNEVLRLLLNAPGTIDWTSDFVDFEIVSMSQLLLLKEVMGAHNRTLPEYLNGPEYLSSCYIYTLNDIARAREIAERPLPEGFTFGRLKSKHACLLLSKWPHKHRPPSVESYAKTIEHLPNLAIYNEKEEVVSWAVVKAFGDIGHTHTLPEYRKQGFASMITANLAKTRIEDGYLPYVVVRNDFEVSIKTHEKLGFEREEQGNVDYYCFILEK, encoded by the coding sequence ATGGCTTATAGAATCAGTAGTCATCAGATCCCATCACTTTTAAAGACATtgacaaaatggctgccagccTGCCTCCCAGTCTATCAGTTGATCAAACACAACTACAGCAATACCTGGCCAGCTGTGACCATCTACACAGATAATGATGACTTAGATAAAATTACCACTGTTCTGTGTTCATGTGGAAATTATGAAACCAGTCTTACTAGCAGCACATACACTTTTTATAGTGTGGATAATGAAGTCTTGAGATTGCTACTTAATGCACCTGGTACTATCGACTGGACAAGTGATTTCgttgattttgaaattgtttcaatGTCACAATTACTACTCCTTAAAGAGGTCATGGGTGCCCACAACAGAACACTACCAGAGTACCTTAATGGACCAGAATACCTCAGTAGCTGTTACATCTATACACTCAATGATATAGCGAGGGCGCGCGAAATAGCTGAACGGCCTTTGCCTGAAGGATTCACATTCGGGAGATTAAAGAGTAAACACGCTTGTCTTCTGCTTAGCAAATGGCCACACAAACATCGTCCTCCCTCTGTTGAAAGTTATGCCAAGACTATCGAACATTTGCCAAATCTTGCCATTTACAACGAGAAAGAAGAAGTAGTTTCGTGGGCAGTCGTCAAGGCATTCGGTGACATTggtcatacacatacattaccAGAGTACCGTAAACAAGGTTTTGCCAGTATGATCACCGCAAATCTAGCAAAAACTAGAATAGAAGATGGTTACTTACCATATGTAGTCGTTCGAAATGATTTTGAAGTCTCAATTAAAACACATGAAAAGCTGGGTTTTGAGAGAGAGGAGCAGGGAAATGTAGACTACTATTGTTTCATATTAGAAaagtaa
- the LOC144451290 gene encoding glycine N-acyltransferase-like translates to MAYTISSHQIPSLLKTLTKWLPACLPVYQLLKHNYSNTWPAVTIYTDSDDVEKITTILCSCGNYEMSLTGSTYTFYSVDNEALRLLLNTPGAIDWTSDFVDFHIANMSQSPIIKEVMSEHNRILPEHLNTPSHANGCRIHTLNDRERVIEIAERPLPEGFIFGKLKRKHGSLLLSKWPYAHPPPAVENYVKAIENLPNLAIYNEKEEVVSWAVVKAFGDIGHTHTLPEYRKRGFASMITANLAKSRIEDGNIPYVVVRNDFEVSVKAHEKLGFAKQEKLKVDYYCFISEV, encoded by the coding sequence ATGGCGTACACAATCAGTAGTCATCAAATCCCATCACTTTTGAAGACATtgacaaaatggctgccagccTGCCTCCCAGTCTACCAGTTGCTCAAACACAACTACAGCAATACCTGGCCAGCTGTGACCATCTACACAGATAGTGATGACGTAGAGAAAATTACCACCATTCTGTGTTCATGTGGAAATTATGAAATGAGTCTTACTGGCAGTACATACACTTTTTATAGTGTGGATAATGAAGCATTGAGATTGCTACTTAATACACCTGGTGCCATCGACTGGACAAGCGATTTCGTTGATTTTCATATCGCGAACATGTCACAGTCTCCAATTATCAAAGAAGTCATGAGCGAGCATAACAGAATACTACCAGAGCATCTAAATACACCATCACATGCCAATGGCTGTCGTATACATACTCTAAATGACCGAGAGAGGGTGATCGAAATTGCTGAGAGGCCATTACCTGAAGGATTCATATTTGGAAAACTGAAGCGTAAACACGGCTCTCTTCTGCTTAGCAAATGGCCATACGCACATCCTCCCCCAGCTGTAGAAAACTACGTCAAGGCTATCGAGAATTTGCCAAATCTCGCCATTTACAACGAGAAAGAAGAAGTAGTTTCGTGGGCAGTCGTCAAGGCGTTCGGTGACATTggtcatacacatacattaccCGAGTACCGTAAACGAGGTTTTGCTAGTATGATCACCGCAAATCTAGCAAAAAGTAGAATAGAAGATGGTAACATACCATATGTAGTCGTTCGAAATGATTTCGAAGTCTCAGTGAAAGCACACGAGAAGCTTGGTTTTGCAAAACAGGAAAAGTTAAAGGTGGATTACTATTGCTTCATTTCTGAAGTGTAG